One Rhea pennata isolate bPtePen1 chromosome 3, bPtePen1.pri, whole genome shotgun sequence DNA segment encodes these proteins:
- the LOC134137942 gene encoding glutathione S-transferase-like, with protein MPGKPKLYYFCGRGRMESIRWLLAAAGVEFEESFLETRDDLLKLEKSGALLFQQVPMVEMDGMKMVQTRAILSYIAAKHNLYGKDLKERVLIDMYVEALMDLDELLMHHPFQPADKREQDLANIVDKATNRYFPVYEKVLKNHGQDFLVGNQLSKADVLLLEALLMAEECKPDILAKFPLLQSFKARISNVPTIKKFLQPGSQRKPPIEEKDIPKVMKIFNVAQ; from the exons ATGCCTGGGAAACCCAAGCTCTACTACTTCTGTGGACGAGGCCGAATGGAATCAATTCGGTGGCTACTAGCAGCAGCCGGAGTTGAG TTTGAAGAAAGCTTCCTGGAAACAAGGGATGACCTGTTGAAGTTAGAGAAGA GTGGAGCCCTGCTCTTTCAGCAAGTGCCCATGGTGGAGATGGATGGGATGAAGATGGTGCAGACAAGAGCCATCCTCAGCTACATAGCAGCAAAGCACAACCTCTACGGGAAGGACCTGAAGGAGAGAGTCCT aattgATATGTATGTGGAAGCATTAATGGATCTGGATGAGTTACTCATGCACCATCCTTTCCAACCAGCTGATAAAAGGGAGCAAGATCTTGCTAATATTGTGGATAAAGCCACAAACAGATACTTCCCAGTCTATGAGAAG gttttgaaGAACCATGGGCAAGACTTTCTTGTAGGCAACCAGCTCAGCAAGGCAGATGTGCTGTTACTTGAAGCCCTTTTAATGGCAGAAGAGTGCAAGCCTGATATACTTGCCAAATTTCCTCTCTTGCAG agttTTAAAGCAAGAATAAGTAATGTCCCCACAATAAAGAAATttctgcagcctggcagccagAGGAAACCaccaatagaagaaaaagatattccAAAAGTGATGAAGATTTTCAATGTTGCCCAGTGA